The Myxococcota bacterium genome has a segment encoding these proteins:
- the dtd gene encoding D-aminoacyl-tRNA deacylase: protein MRAVVQRVRYARIRVGDELVGEMGEGLLALVGVAASDGPEAADELAHRLVHLRVLPDDEGRMNRSLLDTGGALGVVSQFTLLGDARKGRRPSFQDAAPPERAEPLVDRVASAARALGVSVVTGRFRAMMDIELANAGPVTLLLDTARTF, encoded by the coding sequence CTGCGCGCGGTGGTCCAACGCGTGCGCTACGCGCGCATCCGCGTGGGCGACGAGCTCGTCGGCGAGATGGGGGAGGGCCTGCTCGCGCTCGTCGGCGTCGCGGCGAGCGACGGGCCGGAGGCGGCCGACGAGCTCGCGCACCGGCTCGTGCACCTGCGCGTCCTGCCCGACGACGAGGGGCGGATGAACCGCTCGCTCCTCGACACCGGCGGCGCGCTCGGCGTGGTCTCGCAGTTCACGCTGCTCGGAGACGCGCGCAAGGGACGGCGACCGTCGTTCCAGGACGCCGCGCCGCCCGAGCGCGCCGAGCCACTCGTCGACCGCGTCGCGAGCGCGGCGCGCGCACTGGGTGTGAGCGTCGTCACGGGAAGATTCCGCGCGATGATGGATATCGAGCTCGCGAACGCGGGGCCGGTGACGCTCCTGCTCGACACCGCACGAACGTTCTGA
- the queG gene encoding tRNA epoxyqueuosine(34) reductase QueG: MTDASGENLEQRICSIAFALGFDLAGVAPVEPGPDTERLREWVARGYAGSMGWMAARLEERVDPRRVLEGARSALVVGLACDDGCERPPPALRVARYARGDDYHEVLLDRLRAVAAAIEVACGRSVRAKAYVDTGPVAERALAARAGLGWIGKNACLIHPRLGSHVLLGVLLLDLDLAPGTPEPDHCGTCRACLDACPTDAFAAPYVLDARRCIAYTTIEDPGPIPPELRAAHGDRVFGCDVCQDVCPWNRRRARPALSDPLGLHERLAAPREAWCEGTLGWLLAVSEDELTVVTRHSAVRRARWRGLVRNALVAAGNAGDRALAPLVERHARGDDPMLAEHARWALARIAQAEAGAEGRGTRRAD; the protein is encoded by the coding sequence ATGACGGACGCTTCTGGCGAGAACCTCGAGCAGCGCATCTGCTCCATCGCGTTCGCGCTCGGCTTCGACCTCGCGGGCGTGGCCCCGGTCGAGCCGGGGCCCGACACCGAGCGCCTGCGCGAGTGGGTCGCGCGCGGCTACGCGGGCTCGATGGGCTGGATGGCGGCGCGCCTCGAGGAGCGCGTCGACCCGCGGCGCGTGCTCGAGGGCGCGCGCAGCGCGCTCGTCGTCGGCCTCGCATGCGACGACGGGTGCGAGCGCCCGCCGCCCGCGCTGCGCGTGGCCCGCTACGCACGGGGCGACGACTACCACGAGGTGCTGCTCGACCGTCTGCGCGCCGTCGCCGCGGCGATCGAGGTCGCGTGCGGGCGCTCCGTGCGCGCGAAGGCCTACGTCGACACCGGACCGGTGGCCGAGCGCGCGCTCGCGGCCCGCGCGGGGCTCGGCTGGATCGGCAAGAACGCGTGCCTCATCCATCCGCGGCTCGGCTCGCACGTGCTGCTCGGGGTGCTCCTGCTCGACCTCGACCTCGCGCCCGGCACGCCCGAGCCGGACCACTGCGGAACGTGCCGCGCCTGCCTCGACGCGTGTCCGACCGACGCCTTCGCGGCGCCCTACGTGCTCGATGCGCGCCGCTGCATCGCCTACACGACGATCGAGGACCCGGGCCCGATCCCGCCCGAGCTGCGCGCCGCGCACGGCGACCGCGTCTTCGGCTGCGACGTCTGTCAGGACGTGTGCCCGTGGAACCGCCGGCGCGCGCGCCCGGCGCTCTCCGACCCGCTCGGGCTGCACGAGCGACTGGCCGCGCCCCGCGAGGCCTGGTGCGAGGGGACGCTCGGCTGGCTGCTCGCCGTGTCCGAGGACGAGCTCACGGTGGTCACGCGGCACAGCGCGGTGCGGCGGGCGCGCTGGCGGGGGCTCGTGCGCAACGCGCTCGTCGCGGCGGGCAACGCGGGCGACCGCGCGCTCGCGCCGCTCGTCGAGCGCCACGCGCGCGGCGACGACCCGATGCTGGCCGAGCACGCCCGCTGGGCGCTCGCGCGCATCGCGCAGGCCGAGGCCGGTGCGGAAGGGCGCGGCACGCGGCGCGCCGACTAG
- a CDS encoding cyclic nucleotide-binding domain-containing protein: protein MGGTDTEFRIKQTYERQLEAGDIVFEEGAEGDSVFVIQSGEVELSRLGASGRSVVARLGPGAFFGEMSVILGERRTARAVALVPTRLIQLDAATFEGLCIDRPEVAIRVIHMLTERLIDAERRLSKLGVDDLVRPLVRVLVDEAEPCADGMRIRTTLRRLADDTGLTMLEAHRALHQLFDRKALRLVEDVLVTPSLDTLTACLERPA, encoded by the coding sequence GTGGGCGGCACGGATACCGAGTTCCGGATCAAGCAGACGTACGAGCGCCAGCTCGAGGCCGGCGACATCGTCTTCGAGGAAGGCGCGGAAGGGGACTCGGTCTTCGTGATCCAGAGCGGCGAGGTCGAGCTCTCGCGCCTCGGTGCGAGCGGCCGGAGCGTCGTGGCGAGGCTCGGCCCCGGCGCGTTCTTCGGCGAGATGAGCGTGATCCTCGGCGAGCGCCGGACGGCGCGCGCGGTGGCGCTCGTGCCGACGCGCCTGATCCAGCTCGACGCCGCCACCTTCGAAGGGCTGTGCATCGACCGCCCCGAGGTCGCGATCCGCGTCATCCACATGCTGACGGAGCGGCTGATCGACGCCGAGCGGCGGCTCTCGAAGCTCGGCGTCGACGACCTCGTGCGTCCGCTCGTGCGCGTGCTCGTCGACGAGGCGGAGCCGTGCGCCGACGGCATGCGCATCCGCACGACGCTGCGACGCCTCGCCGACGACACGGGGCTCACGATGCTCGAGGCGCACCGCGCGCTGCACCAGCTCTTCGATCGCAAGGCGCTGCGGCTCGTCGAGGACGTGCTCGTGACGCCGAGCCTCGACACGCTGACGGCCTGCCTCGAGCGCCCCGCCTAG
- a CDS encoding aminodeoxychorismate/anthranilate synthase component II: protein MRLLMIDNYDSFTYNLVQYLGELGADVDVVRNDVETLEQLLARAPEGVVVSPGPGTPHDAGVSIDVVREFGARGTPVLGVCLGHQAIGVVYGGRVVRARSIMHGKTSRIEHDGKGVFRGLPQGFEATRYHSLVIEEATWPPALVVSARSEDGEVMGVRHRELPVEGVQFHPESILTSAGKALLANFLARCRGESAA from the coding sequence ATGCGCCTCCTCATGATCGACAACTACGACTCGTTCACGTACAACCTCGTGCAGTACCTGGGCGAGCTCGGCGCCGACGTCGACGTCGTGCGCAACGACGTCGAGACGCTCGAGCAGCTGCTCGCCCGCGCGCCGGAAGGCGTCGTCGTGTCGCCCGGGCCGGGAACGCCGCACGACGCGGGCGTCTCCATCGACGTCGTGCGCGAGTTCGGTGCGCGCGGGACGCCCGTGCTGGGCGTCTGCCTCGGTCACCAGGCGATCGGCGTCGTCTACGGCGGCAGGGTCGTGCGCGCGCGCTCGATCATGCACGGCAAGACCTCGCGCATCGAGCACGACGGCAAGGGCGTGTTCCGCGGCCTGCCGCAGGGGTTCGAGGCCACGCGCTACCACTCGCTCGTGATCGAGGAGGCCACCTGGCCGCCCGCGCTCGTCGTCTCTGCGCGCAGCGAGGACGGCGAGGTGATGGGCGTGCGGCACCGCGAGCTGCCGGTCGAGGGCGTGCAGTTCCACCCGGAGTCGATCCTGACGTCGGCCGGCAAGGCGCTGCTCGCCAACTTCCTCGCGCGCTGCCGCGGCGAGAGCGCCGCGTGA
- a CDS encoding TlpA disulfide reductase family protein: MLAGCGRADAPGGSPAAVAEPGAAPLTSREPSPPFDLPRLGGGRVALADLAGRVAVLDFWATWCAPCLETVPVLNRFAEAHAAEGDVAVLGVATDEDGAEVVAPWVAEQGVRYPIALGDLDLALAFGAPGLPTTVVLAPDGAIVARHVGAVELDELEASLALARMRAGPAASAD; this comes from the coding sequence CTGCTCGCGGGCTGCGGGCGGGCCGATGCTCCCGGTGGCTCGCCCGCGGCCGTCGCCGAGCCGGGAGCCGCCCCGCTCACCTCGCGCGAGCCTTCTCCGCCGTTCGACCTGCCCCGGCTCGGGGGCGGGCGCGTCGCGCTCGCCGACCTCGCCGGGCGCGTCGCGGTCCTCGACTTCTGGGCGACCTGGTGCGCGCCCTGTCTCGAGACCGTCCCCGTCCTGAACCGCTTCGCCGAGGCCCACGCGGCGGAGGGGGACGTCGCGGTGCTCGGCGTCGCGACCGACGAGGATGGGGCGGAGGTCGTGGCTCCGTGGGTCGCCGAGCAGGGCGTCCGCTACCCGATCGCGCTCGGCGACCTCGACCTCGCACTCGCCTTCGGCGCGCCCGGGCTGCCGACCACGGTCGTGCTCGCGCCCGACGGCGCGATCGTCGCGCGGCACGTCGGCGCCGTGGAGCTCGACGAGCTCGAGGCGTCGCTCGCGCTCGCGCGCATGCGCGCAGGCCCGGCCGCGTCCGCCGACTAG
- a CDS encoding glycerophosphodiester phosphodiesterase family protein, translating to MAHPYFDVPVPTVLGHRGAAGDAPENTLASFALGLELGAHILESDVHATRDGVPVLVHDPDVGRIAGRPARVVDLDWVELRALDASADFAGDLDAIPQTFRPFRIPTLEEAFEAFPGARFNLEIKCDAPGLVERVVELVGAHGRAPLTLLAAERDERMARIQAEVDRRGVDVALGAALGDVLEFVRTALAGTAPQSRAMALQIPVDFGGRPFVTRELVEHAHAHGRFVHAWTVNDEDEMRRLLALGVDGIVTDRPGVMAALLRAAR from the coding sequence ATGGCGCACCCGTACTTCGACGTCCCGGTCCCGACGGTCCTCGGACACCGCGGCGCGGCCGGCGATGCGCCCGAGAACACGCTCGCCTCGTTCGCGCTCGGGCTCGAGCTCGGCGCGCACATCCTCGAGAGCGACGTGCACGCGACGCGCGACGGCGTGCCCGTGCTCGTCCACGACCCGGACGTCGGTCGCATCGCCGGGCGGCCCGCGCGCGTGGTCGACCTCGACTGGGTCGAGCTGCGCGCGCTCGACGCGAGCGCGGACTTCGCGGGCGACCTGGACGCGATTCCTCAGACGTTCCGACCGTTTCGCATCCCGACCCTCGAGGAGGCGTTCGAGGCCTTCCCCGGCGCGCGCTTCAACCTCGAGATCAAGTGCGACGCGCCCGGCCTCGTCGAGCGGGTGGTAGAGCTCGTCGGCGCGCACGGGCGCGCGCCGCTCACGCTGCTGGCCGCGGAGCGCGACGAGCGGATGGCGCGCATCCAGGCCGAGGTGGACCGCCGCGGGGTCGACGTCGCGCTCGGCGCGGCGCTCGGCGACGTGCTCGAGTTCGTGCGCACGGCGCTCGCCGGCACGGCGCCGCAGAGCCGCGCGATGGCGCTGCAGATCCCCGTCGACTTCGGCGGCCGCCCGTTCGTGACGCGCGAGCTCGTCGAGCACGCGCACGCCCACGGGCGCTTCGTGCACGCCTGGACCGTGAACGACGAGGACGAGATGCGCCGCCTGCTCGCGCTCGGCGTCGACGGGATCGTGACCGACCGGCCGGGCGTGATGGCCGCGCTGCTGCGCGCGGCTCGCTAG
- the dcd gene encoding dCTP deaminase — protein MGVLTRDAIRRELAAGRLVVDPLADDQIGPASIDLTLGDEIRVIERGPAPIDIRESSDYREHTRVASLAEPYVLAPGATIHGITRERVDLPSDLVGFLEGRSRFARLGLMIHVTSALVQPGVRNHQVLEMGNISGHPLRIHAGVRICQLVLMRTEGEAIYRGRFAQQDRI, from the coding sequence ATGGGAGTGCTCACGCGCGACGCGATCCGCCGCGAGCTCGCAGCCGGGCGGCTCGTCGTCGACCCGCTCGCCGACGACCAGATCGGTCCCGCCTCGATCGACCTCACGCTCGGCGACGAGATCCGCGTGATCGAGCGCGGCCCCGCGCCGATCGACATCCGCGAGTCGAGCGACTACCGCGAGCACACGCGCGTCGCGTCGCTCGCCGAGCCCTACGTCCTCGCGCCCGGTGCGACCATCCACGGCATCACGCGCGAGCGCGTCGACCTGCCGTCCGATCTGGTCGGATTTCTCGAAGGCCGGAGCCGGTTTGCGCGGCTGGGCCTCATGATCCACGTGACCTCTGCGCTGGTGCAGCCGGGCGTGCGGAACCACCAGGTCCTCGAGATGGGGAACATCTCCGGGCACCCGCTGCGCATCCACGCGGGCGTTCGGATCTGCCAGCTCGTGCTGATGCGCACCGAGGGCGAGGCGATCTACCGCGGGCGCTTCGCCCAGCAGGACAGGATCTGA
- the trpD gene encoding anthranilate phosphoribosyltransferase — protein sequence MSLARAIEAAAARREVDAADLEAAFGEIVDGRATPVRIAALLVALRTKGETVGEMVAAARALRARARTALAADDRTVDTCGTGGAGAAKTFNVSTTAAFVVAGAGVPVAKHGNRAATSRSGSFDLLEALGVAIDLSIEESARVLRETGIAAFFARTAHPAMRHVAPVRQELGIRTLMNALGPLLNPVGARYQVVGVYDAALLRPMAEALGRLGGERALVVHGSDGLDELTTRGPSAAALLDGGEVRVLSVEPSALGIAPPAAGALDGGDAARNAEIARAVLAGEPGAARDIATLNAAAAIWVARGARDLAEGLERARHSIDSGAAREKLDALVRATNAIARTRAGPGAAA from the coding sequence GTGAGCCTCGCGCGCGCGATCGAGGCGGCGGCGGCGCGTCGCGAGGTCGACGCGGCCGATCTCGAGGCCGCGTTCGGCGAGATCGTGGACGGGCGCGCGACGCCCGTGCGCATCGCGGCGCTGCTCGTCGCGCTGCGCACGAAGGGCGAGACCGTCGGCGAGATGGTCGCCGCGGCGCGCGCGCTCCGCGCGCGCGCGAGGACGGCGCTCGCCGCCGACGACCGCACCGTCGACACCTGCGGCACGGGCGGCGCGGGTGCGGCCAAGACCTTCAACGTCTCGACGACCGCGGCCTTCGTCGTCGCCGGCGCGGGCGTGCCCGTCGCGAAGCACGGCAACCGCGCGGCCACGAGCCGCAGCGGCAGCTTCGACCTGCTCGAAGCGCTCGGCGTCGCGATCGACCTCTCGATCGAGGAGAGCGCGCGCGTGCTGCGCGAGACGGGGATCGCCGCCTTCTTCGCGCGCACCGCCCACCCCGCGATGCGGCACGTGGCGCCCGTCCGCCAGGAGCTCGGCATCCGCACGCTGATGAACGCACTCGGGCCGCTGCTCAACCCGGTCGGCGCCCGCTACCAGGTCGTCGGCGTGTACGACGCCGCGCTGCTGCGACCCATGGCCGAGGCGCTCGGACGGCTCGGCGGCGAGCGCGCGCTCGTCGTGCACGGGAGCGACGGCCTCGACGAGTTGACGACGCGCGGGCCGAGCGCCGCCGCGCTGCTCGACGGCGGAGAGGTGCGCGTGCTGTCGGTCGAGCCGAGCGCGCTCGGCATCGCGCCGCCGGCGGCCGGCGCGCTCGACGGGGGCGACGCCGCCCGCAACGCGGAGATCGCGCGCGCCGTGCTCGCGGGCGAGCCGGGCGCCGCGCGCGACATCGCGACGCTCAACGCGGCGGCCGCGATCTGGGTGGCGCGCGGTGCGCGCGACCTCGCGGAAGGGCTCGAACGCGCGCGGCACAGCATCGACTCGGGCGCCGCCCGCGAGAAGCTCGACGCGCTCGTGCGCGCGACGAACGCGATCGCGCGCACGCGGGCGGGGCCGGGGGCGGCGGCGTGA
- a CDS encoding exosortase/archaeosortase family protein yields the protein MLRIARAIGLPGIALLAAFAPAWPELAAAWRANEWSTHGFLVPFVSLWAAAGIAGARRSLALRPDARGLAPLALAVVAYAAGLGAGWPALVGLALVAAVASLVWLRCGAAWVRALAFPLGFLAFAIPLPDAWVAPVIVRLQLLVSHVGVEIARALGLAVYRDGNVIELPGGDALFVAEACSGITSVVTLIPIAVVLAYFTDRSPRRRVALVASVVPLALLGNLVRVVGTIVAATRVGSRAATEGSWHEAAGVLTYVLGCLALLAVGAVLRRAWPDARDARTASRVA from the coding sequence ATGCTCCGCATCGCGCGCGCCATCGGACTGCCGGGAATCGCGCTCCTCGCGGCGTTCGCGCCGGCGTGGCCCGAGCTGGCCGCGGCGTGGCGCGCGAACGAGTGGTCGACGCACGGCTTCCTCGTGCCCTTCGTCTCGCTGTGGGCGGCCGCCGGGATCGCCGGCGCGCGACGGTCGCTCGCGCTGCGCCCCGACGCGCGCGGGCTCGCGCCGCTCGCGCTCGCCGTCGTCGCCTACGCCGCGGGGCTCGGCGCCGGCTGGCCGGCGCTCGTCGGGCTCGCGCTCGTCGCCGCGGTCGCATCGCTCGTGTGGCTCCGGTGCGGGGCGGCCTGGGTGCGCGCGCTCGCCTTCCCGCTCGGCTTCCTGGCCTTCGCCATTCCGCTGCCCGACGCGTGGGTCGCGCCGGTGATCGTGCGCCTGCAGCTGCTCGTGAGCCACGTCGGCGTCGAGATCGCGCGCGCGCTCGGGCTCGCCGTGTACCGCGATGGCAACGTGATCGAGCTGCCGGGCGGCGACGCGCTGTTCGTCGCCGAGGCGTGCAGCGGCATCACGTCGGTCGTCACGCTGATCCCGATCGCGGTCGTGCTCGCGTACTTCACCGATCGCTCGCCCCGGCGGCGCGTCGCGCTCGTCGCGTCCGTGGTGCCGCTCGCGCTGCTCGGCAACCTCGTGCGCGTGGTGGGCACGATCGTCGCGGCGACGCGCGTGGGCTCGCGCGCCGCGACGGAGGGCTCGTGGCACGAGGCCGCGGGCGTGCTGACGTACGTGCTCGGCTGCCTGGCGCTGCTCGCGGTGGGCGCCGTGCTGCGGCGCGCCTGGCCGGACGCGCGGGACGCGCGGACGGCATCGCGTGTCGCATGA
- the lptD gene encoding LPS assembly protein LptD, translated as MGIGTAAFAALAIALVAAPPSARAQTPRFEPGEPAQITADVIEYFGDRDVYVADGHVRVVQGGRELEARWAAFGASTRIGVASGDVVYRAEGEAVAARFLEFDVDTLDGVVFGAELDMGETGFRIAAEELVRTGEDRYRIRGARFTACRCPDEHDRLPWELHAARSDVHVGGYGTSCNTTLEVLGVPVVWLPWLLYPVKTERQTGLLVPDVSFGNRNGLLVGLPFFWAARENVNVLATPQYSTRRGFKQDLEIEAVYGERSRTELRGAFLHDTSTASATGSKVPLDLARDGTPMGAMRDRGFAAIEHDQDLPLGTRVKIDGAWVTDNQYALDFDDLTARRRDRYLEARAFAFGGVGEERRATFQLTGSYANDLQGLDGLDRDPFLLQRYGGAEAEWLSGPLAGLPWLTSALDVDYAFFGRERDPARVLVGGTTDLVGGRFYDIGIAPLEIAGVTVPGDGNAVFDEGEPLADRGHRLTVHPRMGVPLRPFGALEWYSEGGYRETLYWSDLQGYEERGQITGRSDLSLRLERTYAREGRAPVEHQLVPHVGWAFVDSERGQRTNPLFTPQTARLQDRVRQQALDAVVRDPADVVASTNRLVVGVDSRFYLGRGPTRRLLGEVGVAFDRDFAAGEYGKLVLEGRSLRLGRANARFLLALDAERKAEVAEGLAELWMPLVGRASLLARYRYLRDAPQFYEQFQSASYTTGRPDSFDRISQLSGGVYVPVLDRFILQYRANYSFEGSQFLTNAATVDYVSKCGCWAAGLELSDSRNQGLQVRFRYTILGLGDDLSNPFAKRGGWIGAGAP; from the coding sequence ATGGGGATCGGGACCGCGGCCTTCGCCGCTCTCGCGATCGCGCTCGTCGCCGCGCCGCCCAGCGCGCGCGCGCAGACGCCGCGCTTCGAGCCGGGCGAGCCCGCGCAGATCACCGCCGACGTGATCGAGTACTTCGGCGACCGCGACGTGTACGTCGCCGACGGCCACGTGCGGGTCGTGCAGGGCGGGCGCGAGCTCGAGGCCCGCTGGGCGGCCTTCGGCGCCTCCACCCGCATCGGCGTCGCGAGCGGCGACGTCGTCTACCGCGCCGAGGGCGAGGCCGTCGCCGCGCGCTTCCTCGAGTTCGACGTCGACACGCTCGACGGCGTGGTGTTCGGCGCCGAGCTCGACATGGGCGAGACGGGCTTCCGCATCGCGGCCGAGGAGCTCGTGCGCACGGGCGAGGACCGCTACCGCATCCGCGGCGCGCGCTTCACGGCCTGCCGCTGCCCGGACGAGCACGATCGCCTGCCGTGGGAGCTGCACGCCGCGCGCTCGGACGTGCACGTCGGCGGCTACGGGACGTCCTGCAACACGACGCTCGAGGTGCTCGGCGTTCCCGTCGTGTGGCTCCCGTGGCTGCTCTACCCCGTGAAGACGGAGCGGCAGACGGGCCTGCTCGTCCCCGACGTGTCGTTCGGGAACCGCAACGGCCTGCTCGTCGGCCTGCCGTTCTTCTGGGCCGCGCGCGAGAACGTGAACGTGCTCGCGACGCCGCAGTACTCGACGCGGCGCGGGTTCAAGCAGGACCTCGAGATCGAGGCGGTCTACGGCGAGCGCTCGCGCACCGAGCTTCGCGGTGCCTTCCTGCACGACACGTCGACCGCGAGCGCCACGGGGTCGAAGGTGCCGCTCGACCTCGCGCGCGACGGAACGCCGATGGGCGCGATGCGCGACCGCGGGTTCGCCGCGATCGAGCACGACCAGGACCTGCCGCTCGGGACGCGCGTCAAGATCGACGGGGCCTGGGTCACCGACAACCAGTACGCGCTCGACTTCGACGACCTCACCGCTCGTCGCCGCGACCGCTACCTCGAGGCGCGCGCGTTCGCGTTCGGCGGCGTGGGCGAGGAGCGCCGCGCGACCTTCCAGCTGACGGGCTCGTACGCGAACGACCTGCAGGGCCTCGACGGACTCGATCGCGACCCGTTCCTGCTGCAGCGCTACGGCGGGGCCGAGGCCGAGTGGCTGTCCGGGCCGCTCGCCGGCCTTCCGTGGCTGACGTCGGCGCTCGACGTCGACTACGCGTTCTTCGGGCGCGAGCGCGACCCGGCGCGCGTGCTCGTCGGCGGCACGACCGACCTCGTCGGCGGTCGCTTCTACGACATCGGCATCGCACCGCTCGAGATCGCGGGTGTGACCGTTCCCGGCGACGGCAACGCCGTGTTCGACGAGGGCGAGCCGCTCGCCGACCGCGGCCATCGACTCACCGTGCACCCCCGCATGGGCGTTCCGCTGCGACCGTTCGGCGCGCTCGAGTGGTACAGCGAGGGCGGCTATCGCGAGACGCTCTACTGGAGCGACCTGCAGGGCTACGAGGAGCGCGGCCAGATCACGGGTCGCAGCGACCTGTCGCTGCGGCTCGAGCGGACCTACGCGCGCGAGGGCCGCGCGCCCGTCGAGCACCAGCTCGTGCCGCACGTCGGCTGGGCCTTCGTCGACAGCGAGCGCGGACAGCGCACGAACCCGCTCTTCACGCCGCAGACGGCGCGCCTGCAGGACCGCGTGCGACAGCAGGCGCTCGACGCCGTCGTGCGCGATCCGGCCGACGTCGTGGCCTCGACGAACCGGCTGGTGGTCGGGGTCGACAGCCGCTTCTACCTCGGCCGCGGGCCGACGCGCCGCCTGCTCGGCGAGGTCGGGGTCGCGTTCGATCGCGACTTCGCCGCGGGCGAGTACGGAAAGCTCGTGCTCGAGGGGCGCAGCCTGCGTCTCGGGCGCGCGAACGCGCGCTTCCTGCTCGCGCTCGACGCGGAGCGGAAGGCCGAGGTCGCGGAGGGACTGGCGGAGCTGTGGATGCCGCTCGTCGGCCGCGCGTCGCTGCTCGCGCGCTACCGCTACCTGCGCGACGCGCCGCAGTTCTACGAGCAGTTCCAGAGCGCGTCGTACACGACCGGGAGGCCCGATTCGTTCGACCGCATCTCGCAGCTCTCGGGCGGCGTCTACGTGCCGGTGCTCGATCGCTTCATCCTGCAGTACCGCGCGAACTACAGCTTCGAGGGCTCGCAGTTCCTGACGAACGCGGCGACCGTCGACTACGTGTCGAAGTGCGGATGCTGGGCGGCGGGCCTCGAGCTCTCGGACTCGCGCAACCAGGGGCTCCAGGTCCGCTTCCGCTACACGATCCTCGGGCTCGGCGACGATCTCTCGAACCCCTTCGCGAAGCGCGGCGGCTGGATCGGCGCCGGCGCGCCGTGA
- the trpE gene encoding anthranilate synthase component I codes for MLRPSLEQFEALAREGNLIPVAREILADLDTPLSLFRRLDDGRTSFLLESVQGGEKWARYSFIGTGARARFRARGREIDWFEGDRHERATAEGDPLEFLRAKLARYRAVKPDDLDLPRFVGGAVGVVGYDWVRFVERIPDANPDTVGLPDLAFCLPETVVVYDNVRHTALIVKHVHVRAGDDPARRYAEARREVDAVVDLLRAPLAPEPRREAAREPMDVERSMTREQFHEVVKRAKEYIEAGDIFQVVLAQQFSVPLQVDPFTIYRQLRMINPSPYLFFVRAEGAVLIGASPEILVRLEGRRVDVRPIAGTRRRGRDPEDEARMEHELRTDPKEIAEHVMLVDLGRNDVGRVAEIGSVVVDEYAIVEKYSHVMHTVSNVHGRLRAGLDWLDVLRATFPAGTLSGAPKVRAMEIIDELETVRRGVYGGCVGYVDYSGNMDMAITIRTAVVKDGRITMLAGAGVVADSDPELEFKETLNKARALVHAIDLAREGTD; via the coding sequence GTGCTGCGACCGTCGCTCGAACAGTTCGAAGCGCTCGCGCGCGAAGGCAACCTGATCCCCGTCGCGCGCGAGATCCTCGCCGATCTCGACACGCCGCTCTCGCTCTTCCGCCGCCTCGACGACGGCCGGACGAGCTTCCTGCTCGAGAGCGTGCAGGGCGGCGAGAAGTGGGCCCGCTACAGCTTCATCGGCACGGGCGCGCGCGCGCGCTTCCGCGCGCGCGGACGCGAGATCGACTGGTTCGAGGGCGACCGCCACGAGCGCGCGACCGCCGAGGGCGACCCGCTCGAGTTCCTGCGCGCGAAGCTCGCGCGCTACCGGGCGGTGAAGCCCGACGACCTCGACCTGCCGCGCTTCGTCGGCGGAGCGGTGGGCGTCGTGGGCTACGACTGGGTGCGCTTCGTCGAGCGCATCCCGGACGCGAACCCCGACACCGTCGGGCTCCCCGACCTCGCGTTCTGCCTTCCCGAGACCGTCGTCGTCTACGACAACGTCCGGCACACGGCGCTGATCGTGAAGCACGTGCACGTGCGCGCCGGCGACGACCCGGCCCGTCGTTATGCGGAGGCGCGGCGCGAGGTCGACGCCGTCGTCGACCTGCTTCGCGCACCGCTCGCTCCCGAGCCGCGTCGCGAGGCCGCGCGCGAGCCGATGGACGTCGAGCGCAGCATGACGCGCGAGCAGTTCCACGAGGTCGTGAAGCGCGCGAAGGAGTACATCGAGGCGGGCGACATCTTCCAGGTCGTGCTCGCGCAGCAGTTCTCCGTGCCGCTCCAGGTCGATCCCTTCACGATCTACCGCCAGCTGCGCATGATCAACCCGAGCCCCTATCTCTTCTTCGTGCGCGCCGAGGGCGCCGTGCTGATCGGCGCGTCGCCCGAGATCCTCGTGCGCCTCGAAGGGCGCCGCGTCGACGTGCGCCCGATCGCCGGCACGCGCCGCCGCGGCCGCGACCCCGAGGACGAGGCGCGCATGGAGCACGAGCTGCGCACCGACCCGAAGGAGATCGCCGAGCACGTGATGCTCGTCGACCTCGGGCGCAACGACGTCGGGCGCGTGGCCGAGATCGGCTCGGTCGTCGTCGACGAGTACGCGATCGTCGAGAAGTACTCGCACGTCATGCACACCGTCTCGAACGTGCACGGGCGCCTGCGCGCGGGGCTCGACTGGCTCGACGTGCTGCGCGCGACGTTCCCGGCCGGCACGCTCTCCGGCGCGCCGAAGGTGCGCGCGATGGAGATCATCGACGAGCTCGAGACCGTGCGGCGCGGCGTCTACGGCGGCTGCGTCGGCTACGTCGACTACTCGGGGAACATGGACATGGCGATCACGATCCGCACCGCGGTCGTGAAGGACGGCCGCATCACGATGCTCGCCGGCGCCGGCGTCGTCGCGGACTCCGACCCGGAGCTCGAGTTCAAGGAGACGCTCAACAAGGCGCGCGCGCTCGTGCACGCGATCGACCTGGCCCGCGAGGGCACGGACTGA